CTTTTTGCCAGCTCTCTTACTCCTTGATTAAATGAAATGGCTAATTGAGATCGTCATAAGAAGCGCTAAGGGATTCAAAATATTGCCAAGAAAATGGGTTGTAGAGGGAACATTTGCGTGATTTGGGGGACACAGAAGGCTTAGCAAGAATTAGGAATGTTGAAAGCTAATCTGTGGGCAATTTCGGTGAAAAAATAATTTTGAAGGCACTCTCTTATTTTTTGGTGCCAAGGTAAACTCCCAGTATTGTCTCTCACTAAACTCACCTATCAGAAAAATTGCCATTAAAAAAATTCATTAAGAATTATCTTGTAAAATAACAATCATTGTTTTTTTATTAATTTTGCTAAAAAGCACGCCACAACTTTATTAAGCTTTTTTAAAGGTAAATATAAAATAGGATCAACTATGGATGTAAGCACCCGTTCTTACCAAAGTTTGTTGGAACTTCAGGACTCTCTCCTTACTAGGTTCGATGAGTCTTCTTCTTTTTCCGCGGAAAGTTTTGCCAAAGACATTGATACAGTTATTGCAAAGCTATGGAATAATCAAAATACTGCACAAAAAAGCTCTGAAGATCTTTTAAAAATGCATAAAATTACAAAAAAAATTTTCACAAAAGGACAGGGAGAGGCTATTTGGGGAAAACTTAACCCCCAAAGCAAAAGCTTTGTAAGAACTGTTCATCCCTACCTGATTTTCACAGAAGATCCAGGTACTCAGACTGATCCCGCTTCTTTAAGACGAGGATTTCCTTCCCTTTTTACGTTCCCCGACAATCAAAGTTTTAGGGTCACACTCACAGCTAGCGACAAAGTCCAATACGGTTTTAGATTTACAACTCACTACTTTTTCAGACTAGCCGATGATCCATCTACAGAACTTATTTTTTACTGGCTCAAAGACGACTCTACTTACTTTGATTATAGAGAAGGACTAGGCATTTCTAAAGGGCCTAAAGATGCTGTAAGCAAGAAGGGGCACCGAGTAATAAGAGAGGTGAATAATTCACGTCCACTAACTCTTAAACATTGGTTGAAGGCTAAGCCAACAAATGCAATGCTACAATCCGTAGCGCAACAAATTATTGAGATTTTTTATCTTGAAAGAGAGTTTGGGATAGAGCTTTATGGTGGTTATGATCGTTTGCCTTTTATTATTTTAAATAACCAAATCTATCCAAAGCTAGATTCATCCCTTGCTTTTTTCCCCGGTTGTGAATTTAGACATCCCTTAATGATAGAAAAATGCAATGACTTCAGTCGATACTTAGGAAGTCAACTTATAGCTCAATACAAAGAGTTAAAAACAGGTCCCAATGAAAATATTTTTAACGTTCTTAAAGAAGCCCATAGCAAAAAACTTATCTCAAGTGAAGACTTGCAACAAACCGACTCAATGGCTTATCAAATCGCTTATGCTTTGCAAGCAGCTCAAGAAAAAACAGGGAGGTTGATTGCAATTCCTTGGGAAAAGATTGATAGCGCAGAAGGCCTCTTTGTCTATTTAAATTTCGTAATACGATCAACAACCAAGAGAGAAGGCCTTTCTACTCAACTTTTCACTGCAGCAAAAAAATTACTTAAAAACATTCCTCGCACTAAAGGTAGATTAAAAAGAGGGCTGCTGGATAGGCCGAACCATCTAAGCCAAGAAATAGAGTCACAACTTTCCCCTTTATTTTTAAATGAGAATTCTCATAGCCCCGTTTTCGATTTGATAGACCAATTGCTTGAGGAAACTCAGAAATCCCCAGAAAAAAGTAACAAAGCATCAATTGGGATTCTGTGCTCTTTTATCAGCCAAGAATACAGAAAACAAAACACTCCCTCTAAGGATTTACTAAGGGAAAGACTCGATGAACTCAAACTTCGTATTAAAGAAGAACAGCATGAAAATTTTATTCATCAAGACATGAATATTCGCAAAGACCTAACTGCTATCCTTTATGCTATTATTATTATTGAATACTACTCAAATAAGAAAACTTCAATTATGGCTGCTCTTTATTCTTTAATTTTTGAATCCCCTTCAAATAAGAATACTTCGCTTGATGGTTTTTTAGACGATTTATTAGAAGAGATAAAAAAGCAACTTAACGAAAATACATCGCTTAAAATGGTTAGAAAACAAATAGATAAAGATGGCAGAGTAAAGGACTCTTTTTATGATCCTGTACAAACTCCAGGTGACTACTTCATCACTCTTTTTTGGCAAGATTTTCATGACCAATTGAGAAATCTTTCTGAACATAAATTTGCCCCGGACCCTCAGGGTGATTTAGCCTGTTTAAGAACTTTACATGCTGTAGCGCCATACAAGAAAGAATTCATCGGTAGGCAACTTGAAAAAGTTTTAAAGGATAATTATAAAAAAGTGTCCAGGCAAAAATTAGAAAAGGAATTGAAAAGTCGCCTTGAAAAGTTTACAAGTAACCCGTAAAATAATGCGGATTAAACTACTACCCTATTGAGGAAAATTTGGACGACATTCAAAGCATTGAAGATCAATTGGAAAACAGTGTTTTAGATTCTTTTGAAGAAATTAACTTAGATCCACCTAAGAAAGCTTCTCTTCCTGAAGAACTCTATATCTTCCCGCTTACGAGGCGTCCTTTTTTTCCGGGTATGGCTGCGCCGATTGTTATCGAACCGGGTCCTTTTTACGATCTGCTTAAAATTATTGCTCGCTCTAAAGACAAGTGTGTTGGATTATTTCTCTCTCAAAGAGAAGACAAAGACATTTATTCTGTTAAATTTGATGATCTTTACAAAACCGGTGTAATGGCACGTATTTTGCGAATTATCCCCATGGAGCAAGGGGGTGCGCAAGTTATTCTCAACATGGAAAAAAGAATTAGATTTGTTGAGAAAATCCAGGAACGCAAAAATCTAAAGGCTAAGGTCGCTTACCTCGAAGATCACATTGAAAACACCAAGGAATTGAAGGCTTATGCCATCAGTATTATCTCAACGATTAAAGAGCTCCTCAAACTAAATCCATTGTTTAAAGAAGAGTTGCAAATTTTCCTTGGCCATTCTGATTTTACAGAACCCGGGAAACTTGCCGACTTTGCCGTCGCCCTGACGACCGCTTCGCGCGAAGAGCTGCAAGAAGTCTTGGAAACACTTGATGTGCAGGGGCGTATTGATAAAGCACTCCTATTGCTTAAAAAAGAACTCGACCTAAGTATCCTGCAAAATAGCATCAACCAAAAAATTGAATCGACTATTTCTAAAGGGCAAAAAGACTTCTTTCTTCGTGAACAGCTAAAAACGATAAAAAAAGAGCTTGGAATTGAGCGCGACGATAAGACGATCGAAAAAGAAAAATATGAACAGCGTCTCAAAAGTCGAAAAGTACCTGCTGATGTTCAAAATGTGATTAAAGAAGAGATGGATAAGCTGGCTTCTTTAGAGCCTCAGTCTGCAGAATATGCAGTTTGCCGCAGCTATCTTGATTGGTTAACAATCATCCCTTGGGGTATTTATAGCAATGAAAATCATGATCTCAACAAAGCTTCTAAAATCCTCGAAAAGGATCATTATGGCCTGGAAGATATAAAACAAAGAATTCTAGAGTTTATTAGTGTTGGCAAACTATCCGGAGGGGTCAAGGGAAGCATTATCTGCTTAGTAGGCCCACCTGGGGTAGGAAAGACAAGTATTGGCAAAAGTATCGCACGATCGTTAAATCGCAAATTTTATCGCTTTTCGGTTGGAGGCATGCGTGATGAAGCAGAAATTAAAGGACACCGCAGAACATACATCGGAGCGATGCCTGGCAAACTCATCCAAGCATTAAAAACCTGCCAAACAATGAATCCCGTTATCATGCTCGACGAAGTGGATAAAATGGGTTCAAGCTATCAGGGAGACCCTGCCTCAGCTCTACTTGAAGTCTTGGATCCAGAGCAAAATGTCGAGTTTCTTGACCATTATCTAGATGTGAGATGCAACCTCTCAGATATTTTGTTTGTCGTTACGGCCAACGTTTTGGATACAATACCAGAGCCGCTCAAAGATCGCATGGATATCCTTCGACTATCTGGGTACATTCTTGAAGAAAAAATTGAGATAGCTAAAAACTACCTTATTCCACACAACAGAAAGCAAATGGGCTTAAAGGCGTCCGATATTGAGTTTAGCAAAGACGCTCTTAAGTCTATGATCAATGGCTATGCAAGAGAAGCGGGTGTGCGCAGTCTTGAAAATCATATAAAAAAGATTTTACGCAAAGTTGCAATCAAAATTGTTCGTGAACAAGACTCTCATGCCAAAGAGCAAAAAAAGGGATCTCGTAAAAAAGATCAAGAAGACCTGCTTATAGAAAGCAAAAAGCATAAAGTGACGACAAGCAACCTAAAAGAATATCTTGGCAAACCAGTCTTTACAAGCGATCGCTTCTACGAGAGGACACCGGTAGGCGTAGCGACAGGATTAGCATGGACAGCAATGGGAGGAGCAACCCTTTACATTGAAACGATTAAGGTTGCTGCAGAAAAAACGGAAATGAAGTTAACAGGGCAAGCAGGTCAAGTGATGAAAGAATCTTCCGAGATTGCTTGGAGCTATCTCCATAGCGCTCTGCATCTTTATGCTCCTGAATATACTTTTTTTGAAAAGTCGCAAGTACACATTCACATACCTGAAGGCGCTACACCTAAAGATGGCCCCTCAGCAGGAATTACCATGGTTACCGCATTATTATCTCTTTTGCTTGATACGCCTGTCCTCGATAATCTTGGGATGACCGGAGAATTAACGTTGACGGGAAGAGTTCTTCCTATAGGAGGGGTAAAAGAGAAGCTCGTCGCGGCAAGAAGATCTGGCCTAAAGACAATTATCTTTCCTAAAGAAAACTTTAGGGATTATGATGAACTTCCAGAATTCATCCGTAAAGGAGTCGATGTGCGTTTTATCGAGCACTATGATGAAGTATTGGCGATTGCCTTTCCAGATTTAGAAGTTTGAGTTTTTTATGGATGAGTCATGGAATCAAGCCTTTAAAAAAAAACTTCTAAACCCTGAAGCTATCAGTTCTTCTGTTGAGGTGATACGGAATAAAAACAAAACGATAGCCACTCTTAATGGATCATTTGATCTTTTACATGCAGGACATCTTCATATTATTTATGAAGCCTCTAAGCAAGCAGATATCCTCATCGTAGCATTAAATACGGATCGCTCCATTCAAGAATATAAGAGTCCTCAGCGCCCTCTCATCTCTTTGGAATACCGGCTGCAGATGATGGCTGCTCTTAGCTTTGTTGACTATGTCACTTGGTTTGATGAAACAGACCCAATTCATCTGCTAGCTAAAATAAAACCCGATGTGCACGTCAATGGGTCAGAATACGGAGCCAACTGCATCGAAGGTTCTACAGTGCGTCAGAATGGAGGCCATCTACATATCGTTTCCCTTATGCCTGGCTTGTCAACTACTGAGATAGTCAATAAAATTAAAGCGATCACTTAATCGAGGTAATTATGAGACTTCTTTGCACTCTAGATAATGAACAACAAGGTATCCTCCTTTCTCAATTTTTGAACGAACATCATATCGCTAATAATTATGAAGCAGAGATTAATAAAGACTGGGGAAGTGACAAATATGGTACGATTACCGCAAAAATTTGGGTGATTGACGAAGATGCTTTTGAGTCCGCAGAATATCTTTATGAGCAATTTAAAATAAATCCCCCTCAGCCAAAGCTCATTCCTAGCATTGTTGAGCCTATCAAAGAGTATGTGTCTGAGGAGAAGGAAGAAATTAAACAATACATCTCTACTAAGCAGTCTTTTATTACGGGTTACCTTTTAATTTTTTGCTGTGTTTTATTTTTTGTGGGCGAGTTAACTACTCCGAAGCATTCCTCCCCTTTGTCTTCTATCCCTTTAACTCCCCTCATTATATCTCCTGTAAAAACCCTACTGCTTTATGATTTTCCAAAGAATTATGAGCTGGTAAAAGAATTCGCAGCCCGATATGGCGTTGATGTTTTGCAAACCCCCCAAGATCTTTCTCGGTCAGCAAAAAACCTGCTTAACACCATCCAAAATACCCCTTATTGGCAAGGTTTATACGATCGGATTCTTTCCCGCGACAATGCCCCGTTAATTAACGCCCCACTTTTCGAGAAAATTCGACAAGGACAATTTTGGCGCCTTTTTTCACCTATACTTTTACATGGCGATCTTTTACACCTTTTATTCAACATGCTTTGGCTCTTTGTCTTAGGAAAACAGCTAGAGGAAAAAATAGGTTCTTTTAAGTACCTCCTGCTCATTCTTATAGCTGCTGCGTTCACCAATACCGCACAGTACATGATGACAGGTCCAAATTTTCTAGGTTTTTCAGGTGTACTTTGCGCTATGCTGACTTTTATTTGGATGAGACAGCGTAAAACCCCATGGGAAGGGTACCAACTTCAGCAATCGACTTTCTCTTTTATTCTAATTTTTGTCTTTGGCATGCTAGGTTTGCAAATAATCTCGTTTGGATTAGAGCTCTACACACAGCATCTCACAAATATCTCGATTGCCAATACAGCGCACATTTCTGGCCTTTTAATTGGGCTTCTACTAGGCAAAACCAATCTATTTACCAGGCAATCATGACAGCCAGAGATCTCATTATTTTAGGTTGCTCAAGCCAGCAACCCACCCGTTTTCGAAACCATGGAGCCTACCTTGTCCGTTGGAATGGAGAAGGCTTCCTTTTCGATCCAGGTGAAGGAACACAACGCCAATTTATCTATGCCAATGTGGCACCAACCTGCATCACGCGTATTTTCATCTCTCATTTTCACGGGGACCACTGTCTAGGATTAGGCTCCATGCTTATGCGTCTAAACCTCGACAAAGTGACTCATCCCATCCACTGCTACTACCCAGCATCCGGAAAAAAATACTTTGATCGTTTAAGGTATGGAACAATGTACCATGAGATCATAAAAGTGGTTGAACATCCTGTCCTTAAAGCAGGGGTTGTCGAAGAAGGCGAAAACTTTAAAATTGAAGCAACCTTTTTAGAACATGGGGTCGAAAATATTGGTTGGAGAATTACCGAAAAGGATACCCGCAAATTTGATGCTAAAAAGCTCACAGACCTTGGAATAAAAGGGCCCATGGTGAGCGAACTACAAGCGAAAGGTTTTATAAAGATCATGGATAAGCATATTTCACTAGATGAAGTGAGTTGGATTCGAAAAGGTGATGCTTTAGCCGTTGTGATCGACACACGTTATTGCCAAAATGCTATTGATATTGCGAAAGATGCTCGCATGCTGCTGTGCGAAAGCACCTACCTTGAAGAACATCGTGACCTCGCACGAGATCATTACCATTTAACGGCTAAGCAAGCTGCTACAATAGCTAAAGAAGCTGGAGCTCAAGAACTTATTCTTACCCATTTTTCTGCCCGCTACATGTTTTTAAAAGAATTTGAGAAAGAAGCAAGGACAATTTTTCCCAATACTCATGTTGCTGATGATCTGCTGGTTTTCCCTTTTCCCAAAAATCCCAAACAGCAGAATAGTTTTCTCAATGAATAGCTCTCTTGTTCAGCAATTCTTACACTATCTTCAATTCGTTAAAGATGCCTCCCCGCATACGCTGCGCAATTATTCCCTAGATTTAACTGAATTCATCGATTTTAAGCCTAATCAGCCCATTGATCGCAAAGTCATTAGGGAATTTTTAGCCCAACTGCATGAGGAGGGTAAAAGCAAGAGGACCATTGCACGCAAACTTTCCAGCATTAAAAGTTTTTTTAAGTTTGCTTGTATCAATAGCTTAGTGGATCACGATCCTTCAGAAGACTTAGATAGTCCTAAAATTGATAAAAAAATCCCTCCTTCATTGACATATGAACAAGTTGAGCGGCTCTTTGCACAGCCAAAAACAGATACTTATTTAGGCCTTCGAGATAGGACCATCATGGAATTATTCTACAGTTCCGGCTTGCGACTGGGGGAGCTTGTGGCCTTAAATAAGCAAGATTATGATCCTCATACTTTCTTAATAAAGCTTAAAGGGAAAGGTAAGAAGGAACGTATTGTCCCAATCACCCAAAATGCTTCTAACTGGATTCAACGCTATCTTCGTAATTCTGAACGCTACGAAATAGACAACGAAGCTCTCTTTCTTAACAAACATGGCGAAAGGCTCTCCTCACGTTCAGTCGATCGGAATTTTAAACAATATCTTAAGAAAAGTTCTCTTTCTGCAAGGATCACTCCTCACACAATTCGACATACCATCGCCACTCATTGGTTAGAAAATGGTATGGATCTAAAGACGATCCAGTCCCTTCTTGGTCATAGTTCTCTATCCACGACAACAATTTACACTCAAGTTTCTACAAAATTAAAAAGAAAAGTTCATCAAGAATCCCATCCACGTGCTTAATTAACTGATCTTAATTAAAAATTAATAATATTTATTATATAATATTTTTTTAATTTATTTGGTGAGAAATGTTTAATGTAGATCCTCCAAATTCCACCCCCGACACTTCAAAAAATTCTTCAAATTGGAAGGGATTTTCACGCCCATTGGCTATTGCCAAGCGCATTCTTTTAGAAGGATTTAGCCTTTTAGCGAATTGCCTGCCCTTCAAACGTCTTTTTAAAAAAAATTCCTCTTCACAACACCAAAAAGTAACGCGAGTCATCCAAAAGTCTCATCTTGCAACAAAGCCACAAACCAATAAATGCAGTGCCTCCCTCATAGATGAATTAATTGACGCCCTGGATAATAGAAAATCTATTGGACAAGATAGGCTTGACCGATGCCTCATCGGAAGTCAAGAACCAGACGGCTGGCTTCACGAAAAACAAGAGCCAGGACTTTGTGGAATGCATGCCGTTAATAATGCTATTGGAAAGATCATTGAGACAAAAGCAGCATTTCGCCAGAAAGTTCTCACTTTGCTTAACGAAATAGGATTTTCCGTTGATGCGATGCCAGATGGTGAGTTCGGTGTGGATGGAGAACAATTGCGCAGAATTCTAGAAGAGGGAGAGCTAGGGATCCAAACAAAAACCTCAAAGATTTCTGACTTACCGGGTTTTAAAAAAAGTAAAGCGAACGCTCTAGCTAAGCATGTAGGAAACTCTCCTTGGTTCATTCTTTATCACAATAATCCAGAACCTGTTCCGATGCCGCGATCAAGAAAAGGTAACGCTACTTACCCCATTGCAACAGGCCACTTAATTGCTGCTCGAAAGGATAATAACAACCAATGGTGGATGATAGATTCACGTAATCCTGGAATGGTAGATATCCCTCTAGTCCTTCTACAAAAAGACTTCCATTTAATCGTCCCCGAAAATATATTAATTTAGGTGTTTCTTTTATAGGTGCGTCGCTGTTTTTTAACTGGAAGAGTGGGCCTTTCTCCGATCCACTGTAATTCTTGTTTTAAGCGCTTTTCCAATTTATCAACGATCTTTAGCTCCCTCACTGTAACCAAAGAGATCACTGCTCCTTCTTTTTCAAATCTTCCTGTACGACCGGACTGGTGAAAGTAAGTATCGATATCATCAGAAAGTTCAAAAATAAAAACATGAGAAACGTGAGAGAAATCTAAACCTCGTGCAGCAACATCTGTTGCAACAAGAATTTGGACACGTTGCGTACGAAATTTGCTCGTGATAATGGTCCTCAGCGATTGCGATAAACCAGCATGTAAGAGATCGACATGCTGAAAGTGATCCTGAAGGAAACGGCATACTTCTTCTGCTTGAAACCGCGTTGCACAAAATACAATAGACTGCACAGGGTTGGATTCTTGAATTAACTTCGCCAAATAATTCAACCTTTCAAAGTGTTTGCAAAAAAGAAATTGATGGTTGATCTTTGCTGGATGAGTTTCCTGTAAAGAAATGCTCACCGGCTCCTGCATATGCTTCGAAGCAATTTCGTGAATGATTTTAGGCATTGTCGCAGAGAAAAGAAGTGTTTGATGTTTTTGGATCAAACATTGAACAATAAATTCAATGTCTTCAATAAAGCCCATACTAAACATCTTATCAGCTTCATCGAGAACAAAAATATTGACATGAGACAAGTCGATATCTCTCGAATAGATAAAATCGATTAGCCTGCCAGGAGTTGCAATTAAAAGCTGTACACCACTTTGTAGCTTAGATTTCTGCATCGCGGCATCCTCTCCCCCAAATATTGCGAAAGCTTTTACCCCCTTATACTTGCCAATCTTCTGAGCTTCTGTTGCATATTGTAGAGCTAGCTCTCTTGTAGGAACCAAGATAAGAGCTTGGATGAGAGAAGATGTAGAATCAATAAGCTGGCAAATGGGTATGGCACAAGCAGCAGTTTTTCCAGAACCTGTTTGGGCACGAGCAATAAGATCTTTTTTATTTAAAATAATAGGGATCGTCTTTTGCTGAATGGCAGAAGGACTGCTAAAATTCATTTCTTTTAAAGCTGTGAGAATAGATTCATCTAGACTTAACTCGGAAAAAACCATTACTTACTTTGGCCTCTTGTATCAAATTCAAGTTTCCACGTTTGATTATCTTCATCAAAACAGTAAAGCTCTAAAATGCCTAATTCTGTAATTTTTGATTTTAAGCGCACTTTCACGAGGGGATGTTCCAAATTATTTTGCTCTAGTCTTGTCTCGATAGAATGTAGTTCTGTCAATTCTTGCCTCCAATTTTTTACTACGGTTCCCACTTCTACCTCAACGCCAGTAGACAATGTCTTAGCAGGCAGGCTAAAGAAGCGAAAAGTTGCTGTTTCACCGAGCAGAAGGGTAAAATGGTGTTTTGGCAGCTCGCATTCAGTACCTTCTTCCATCCCAAAAGGAACTATACAGTAAGCTTTTAAGGGAGGTTCAATCCCGGGGACAGCGGGCATTGCATCTTCAATACCGATAAAATAACTATGGCTTGCCCCACCTTTAATACGCATCGTATGCCCAGCTCTTGCTAGCCCATATGCTGCTGCCCCACGGCTGACAGCGAAGTCTAAATCCGCCCCGGGAAGCTCTTTGACTTCAGGTTGGTTAAGTTGAGTTGCCCAATGGTTAAGCAATGCTAAAATTCTATTCCGAAGCTTTTCCGCTTTTAATGTTCCTCCATTAAATAGAACATAATTGGGCAAGACAAACTTTTCCATGGAAGCCTCAGGTGCTTCAGAAAGAGTAAGAAATCTTGCCAATTGTGCAGAAAGACGCGGATCTTTTACATAGGGAAGTCCAATCTGTTGGATACCATGTTGTCTCTCGGGCTTGGCATGCTCACTTGGAGCAACGATTGGAGCAAAACTTTCAATAACAATTTGCAGTACCTCGACGATGTGCAGAGTCGTTTTTATCGAGTTGCCAATCAGCTTACTTCCCCTTCCTTGTACAACTACTTCCATGGTCTCAGGAGGATCTTCAGAAAGAAACTGCTCTTTTGCTTTACGGCAGAAATGATTTAAAAAGCTAAATTGCCAATCGCTAATGGATTGCCCTGCATCTTCGAATTTCTGCTTTACGTAATAAGCGAGGGCGAGATCAAAATTATCACCACCTAACAGCAAATGCGAACCCACCGCTTTGCGATTTAGCAGTAAAGAGCCACTTTCTTCGCACACTTCAATAATACTAAAATCGGTTGTGCCTCCACCGATATCAACTACAAGGATTTGGTCCCCTACCTTTAAAAGCTTTCTCCACTCTTCTTTATGTAAATCTAGCCAAGAATAAAAGGCAGCTTGAGGTTCTTCTAATAAAGCGATTTCGGGGTATTCCACATTTTTGGCAGCCTCTAAAACGAGCTGACGGGCACTTGGGTCAAATGATGCAGGCACCGTGATCAAAATCTGCTGTTGTTGAAAAGGTTCATGCGGATTTTTAAAATCCCATGCCTCTTTTAGGTGCTTTAAGGCTTTTGCAATGGCATCCACGGGGCTTATTCTAAGGTCTTGAAATTCCTCATGCAGCGGTAAAATCTTTTCTCTTCTATTAATGGCAGAATGACTTAGCCAAGATTTTGCAGAACTAATAAGGCGGTGAGGGACTTCTTCTCCGCGATCTCTGGCAAAAGCTCCTACAAAACCATTGCTACAAGCAGCCCAACCCCTTTCTTTTTGCTCTGCCTTTAACTCATCTGACAATGGAAAATAGATGAAAGAGGGCAAGCTGAACTGCTCTTCAAAACCATTTTTTGTCAATTGAGGAATTGCAAACTGTTCGATAGGAGTCGAATTATCTGCCTCAGTATACGCAAGAGTGCAATTTGTTGTTCCTAAATCAATACCAATAATTTTTGTTGCCATTGTATTTACTTTATTTCTATTTCTGCGGGACACAGGACTTCGCTTCTAGACTCCATAGATTTAGGTAGAGAAAGTTTGTGAGCTTTCCAACCTCTATGAACAATAATACCTTTAAATGGAGGTTCAATCACTCGACCCACTAATTTGAATTTGTCCGGATCATAGCTTGCACTAATTTCTATTTCTTCGCCTTCATTTTGATCAATTAAAGGGCGAATTGTGACGGTTTCTTCAATGAGCTTAGCGCAATCTTCGTGGATTTTTCTAACAGAAGCTCCCACATCGGCATC
This genomic window from Chlamydiales bacterium STE3 contains:
- a CDS encoding putative heat shock protein 70 (Chaperone protein dnaK) (Product derived from UniProtKB/Trembl:Q6MDN4;Gene name derived from UniProtKB/Trembl:Q6MDN4); translated protein: MATKIIGIDLGTTNCTLAYTEADNSTPIEQFAIPQLTKNGFEEQFSLPSFIYFPLSDELKAEQKERGWAACSNGFVGAFARDRGEEVPHRLISSAKSWLSHSAINRREKILPLHEEFQDLRISPVDAIAKALKHLKEAWDFKNPHEPFQQQQILITVPASFDPSARQLVLEAAKNVEYPEIALLEEPQAAFYSWLDLHKEEWRKLLKVGDQILVVDIGGGTTDFSIIEVCEESGSLLLNRKAVGSHLLLGGDNFDLALAYYVKQKFEDAGQSISDWQFSFLNHFCRKAKEQFLSEDPPETMEVVVQGRGSKLIGNSIKTTLHIVEVLQIVIESFAPIVAPSEHAKPERQHGIQQIGLPYVKDPRLSAQLARFLTLSEAPEASMEKFVLPNYVLFNGGTLKAEKLRNRILALLNHWATQLNQPEVKELPGADLDFAVSRGAAAYGLARAGHTMRIKGGASHSYFIGIEDAMPAVPGIEPPLKAYCIVPFGMEEGTECELPKHHFTLLLGETATFRFFSLPAKTLSTGVEVEVGTVVKNWRQELTELHSIETRLEQNNLEHPLVKVRLKSKITELGILELYCFDEDNQTWKLEFDTRGQSK
- a CDS encoding Uncharacterized protein (Product derived from UniProtKB/Trembl:D1R7F5), which gives rise to MNSFLIAIKSFFKIWKNPELASRLEEKKAEVKPMQQHYEHLKLLSMLQNNGRLIDFLKEDISNFSDADVGASVRKIHEDCAKLIEETVTIRPLIDQNEGEEIEISASYDPDKFKLVGRVIEPPFKGIIVHRGWKAHKLSLPKSMESRSEVLCPAEIEIK